In a genomic window of Diorhabda carinulata isolate Delta chromosome 8, icDioCari1.1, whole genome shotgun sequence:
- the LOC130897123 gene encoding dynein axonemal assembly factor 10, protein MEALQKPQIICHSEKVINYSVHDVKWIPCSAKFVALGGKANGSGIAEIYTLTTEGIEKVSEFATKDHFKCSTFEASSLRNRHLATGDFSGRLQVWDLEDTIWPVYKTTAHTSIINAIDGVAGASAGCGAPEIVTGSRDGTVMVWDVRQKDTPVAKFIPSTEASARDCWSVAFGNSYNNEERVIAAGYDNGDIKLYDLKTMSLRWSKCVKNGVVGLQFDRKNIPMNKLVATTLESKIFCYDVKTKHPKKGYACVTEKAHASTVWSVKHLPQNREIFMTTGGAGSLCLWKYTYPNKRVEQDADGIPYGVAGELSNLQSSTLSEQPISSFDWCVDKLGLAVCCSFDQTIRILIVTKLNLY, encoded by the coding sequence ATGGAAGCATTACAAAAACCGCAAATAATTTGTCACTCTGAAAAAGTTATCAACTATTCGGTTCATGATGTTAAGTGGATACCTTGTTCAGCAAAATTCGTGGCTCTTGGTGGAAAGGCAAACGGATCTGGTATAGCTGAAATTTATACATTAACCACCGAAGGTATTGAAAAagtaagtgagtttgcaacaaAAGATCATTTCAAGTGTAGTACATTCGAAGCATCTAGTTTAAGAAACAGACATTTAGCAACTGGTGATTTTTCCGGACGGTTACAAGTATGGGACTTGGAAGACACCATATGGCCTGTGTATAAAACAACAGCTCATACATCAATAATTAACGCGATTGATGGTGTAGCTGGTGCTAGTGCAGGGTGTGGGGCACCAGAAATAGTGACCGGGTCTCGCGACGGTACAGTTATGGTGTGGGACGTACGTCAAAAAGATACACCGGTAGCCAAATTTATTCCTTCAACGGAAGCTTCGGCTCGAGATTGTTGGTCGGTTGCATTTGGCAACTCTTATAATAACGAAGAAAGAGTTATAGCTGCGGGATATGATAACGGAGATATTAAATTATACGATTTAAAAACAATGTCACTCCGTTGGTCTAAATGCGTTAAAAACGGTGTAGTTGGATTacaatttgatagaaaaaacaTTCCGATGAATAAATTGGTCGCCACTACTTTAGAATCTAAAATATTCTGCTACGACGTGAAAACAAAACATCCAAAGAAGGGTTACGCTTGTGTAACGGAAAAAGCGCATGCGTCGACGGTTTGGAGCGTGAAACATCTCCCTCAAAATAGGGAGATCTTCATGACTACCGGTGGTGCAGGAAGTTTATGTTTATGGAAATATACATACCCGAATAAACGTGTGGAACAAGATGCAGACGGTATACCTTATGGAGTGGCTGGAGAATTGTCTAATTTACAGAGCTCAACTCTCTCTGAACAACCGATAAGTTCTTTTGATTGGTGTGTGGATAAATTAGGTTTAGCTGTTTGTTGTTCCTTTGATCAGACAATTAGAATTTTGATTGTAACAAAACTGAACTTGTATTAA
- the LOC130897216 gene encoding uncharacterized protein LOC130897216, whose product MNCYVGVEFQNNGGISLVHSAWLTPLKREVFWPPKQTTGNFIKLLKSGQEPPQDNSWKLHQIKRIFFQTDDYKIAEKKIKKAEITSDLTTDAEESAIISPRRKIRPKKFSTDDEQEEVLSSSEDDFPKNKKPLPRPKPIIRKSITNILSDYSGPIQTFPLASAGQSQRSFEDSDSTNQLYYLPPQHSAKDTQLTKSSGQIIRGSASNQSFCQAAVSNSSPYNPSTSKATDVQSNIRAVVESNGANTQDDVITLLKTIREQNNQILQWIRKQDRSGNHASNTDLPDDIGVQFPLNSQEDITKLETYLSEKNNCLALSAYLSTFGGRDFTGHTNRILNFLFTYSLATNWNFCGKRGEKKAFKNLNVKDVIIGAVRKSSPLVSQKEIEDTIKVWLKHAPEKLKKQQHGNP is encoded by the exons atgaattGTTACGTTGGCGTTGAATTCCAGAACAATGGTGGAATTTCTCTTGTTCACTCTGCCTGGTTAACACCGCTTAAACGAGAAGTCTTTTGGCCGCCAAAACAGACAACcggaaattttataaaattattaaaatctggACAAGAGCCTCCCCAGGATAACAGCTGGAAACTTCACCAAATTAAGCGAATTTTTTTCCAGACTG ACGACTATAAGATTgcggagaaaaaaattaaaaaggctGAAATTACCTCAGATTTAACTACAGATGCTGAGGAATCAGCAATTATTTCACCTCGAAGGAAAATACGTCCAAAGAAATTTTCCACTGATGATGAGCAGGAAGAAGTGCTGTCATCATCAGAAgatgattttccaaaaaacaagaaaccCCTACCTAGACCAAAACCAATAATACGGAAGTCTATTACAAACATATTATCTG ATTATTCTGGCccaattcaaacttttccaTTAGCTTCAGCTGGACAATCGCAAAGGTCGTTTGAGGATAGTGATTCTAcaaatcaactttattatttgccACCTCAACATTCAGCAAAAGATACTCAATTGACTAAATCTTCAGGACAAATTATTAgag GTTCTGCGTCAAATCAGTCATTTTGCCAGGCTGCTGTTTCGAACTCGTCACCATATAATCCGTCAACTAGTAAAGCAACTGATGTACAGAGCAACATCAGAGCTGTAGTGGAAAGTAATGGag CAAACACTCAAGATGATGTAATCACTTTATTGAAGACCATTAGAGAAcagaacaatcaaattttgcagtGGATCCGAAAACAAGATCGCAGTGGCAATCACGCCAGTAATACAGATTTACCAGATGATATAGGCGTACAGTTTCCTTTGAATTCTCAAGAGGATATTACCAAATTGGAAACATACctgagtgaaaaaaataattgcctgGCTTTG tcggcatatctatcgacttttggagggagagattttactggacatacaaaccgcattttaaattttttgttcacttatTCTCTTGCaactaattggaatttttgtggcaaacgaggtgagaaaaaggcttttaaaaacttaaacgtaaaggatgtgattattg gtgCTGTAAGAAAAAGCTCCCCTCTAGTCAgtcagaaagaaatagaagataccatcaaggtgtggttgaaacatgcaccagagaaattgaaaaagcagcaGCATGGCAATccgtaa